From one Bifidobacterium sp. WK012_4_13 genomic stretch:
- a CDS encoding phosphoketolase — protein sequence MTNPVIGTPWKKLETPVSEETLEAVDRYWRAANYLSIGQIYLRSNPLMKEPFTRDDVKYRLVGHWGTTPGLNFLIGHINRLIAEHQQNTVIIMGPGHGGPAGTAQSYLDGTYTEYYPKITNDESGMQKFFRQFSYPGGIPSHFAPETPGSIHEGGELGYALSHAYGAVMNNPSLFVPAIVGDGEAETGPLATGWQSNKLVNPRTDGIVLPILHLNGYKIANPTILSRISDEELHDFFHGMGYEPYEFVAGFDDEDHLSIHRRFADLFESVFDEICEIKATAQTDDMTRPFYPMIIFRTPKGWTCPKFIDGKKTEGSWRAHQVPLVSARDTEAHFEILKNWLESYKPAELFDENGSVRADVTSFMPEGELRIGQNPNANGGRIREDLKLPNLDDYAVREVEKYGHGWGQLEATRRLGVYTRDILKLNPDSFRIFGPDETASNRLSAAYEVTDKQWDAGYLSKQVDEHMAVSGQVTEQLSEHQMEGFLEGYLLTGRHGIWSSYESFVHVIDSMLNQHAKWLEATVREIPWRKPIASMNLLVSSHVWRQDHNGFSHQDPGVVDILLNKNFNNDHVVEIYFPADSNLLLAVAERAYKSTNKINAIIAGKQPAATWVSLDEARAELEKGAAEWKWASNVDSNEDVDVVLGCAGDVPTQEILAAADRLNKLGVKFKVVNVVDLLKIQNASENDEALSDAEFTDLFTADKPVLFAYHAYAREIRSLIWDRPNHDNFNVHGYEEQGSTTTPYDMVRVNNIDRYELTAEALRAVDADKFADEIDKLEQFRKDAFQFAVDKGYDHPDYTDWVWPDVKTDVPGAVTATAATAGDNE from the coding sequence ATGACGAATCCTGTTATTGGCACCCCTTGGAAGAAGCTGGAAACCCCAGTGTCCGAGGAGACTTTGGAAGCCGTCGATAGGTATTGGCGCGCAGCTAACTACCTCTCAATCGGTCAGATTTACCTTCGCAGCAATCCGCTGATGAAGGAGCCTTTCACTAGGGACGACGTGAAGTACCGTCTCGTCGGGCACTGGGGCACGACTCCAGGCCTGAACTTCCTTATCGGGCATATCAACAGACTTATCGCAGAGCACCAGCAGAACACCGTGATCATCATGGGACCTGGCCACGGCGGCCCTGCAGGCACCGCTCAGTCCTACCTCGACGGAACATACACCGAGTATTATCCGAAGATCACGAACGATGAGTCCGGCATGCAGAAGTTCTTCCGTCAGTTCTCCTATCCTGGCGGCATTCCTTCCCACTTTGCACCTGAGACCCCAGGCTCCATCCACGAAGGTGGCGAGCTCGGCTACGCCCTCTCGCACGCCTACGGCGCCGTGATGAACAATCCAAGCCTCTTTGTCCCAGCAATCGTCGGCGACGGCGAAGCCGAGACTGGCCCTCTGGCTACAGGCTGGCAGTCCAACAAGCTTGTGAACCCACGCACCGACGGCATCGTTCTGCCAATCCTGCACCTCAACGGCTACAAGATTGCAAACCCGACGATTCTTTCCCGCATCTCCGACGAAGAGCTGCATGACTTCTTCCATGGCATGGGTTATGAACCATACGAGTTCGTCGCAGGATTCGACGATGAGGATCATCTCTCGATCCATCGCCGCTTCGCCGATCTCTTCGAAAGCGTCTTCGACGAAATCTGCGAGATCAAGGCCACTGCGCAGACAGACGACATGACCCGTCCGTTCTACCCAATGATCATCTTCCGCACGCCAAAGGGCTGGACCTGCCCGAAGTTCATCGACGGCAAGAAGACCGAGGGTTCATGGCGCGCACACCAGGTTCCTCTGGTCTCCGCCCGCGACACCGAGGCTCACTTCGAGATCCTCAAGAACTGGCTCGAAAGCTACAAGCCTGCCGAACTCTTTGACGAGAACGGTTCGGTTCGCGCCGACGTCACCAGCTTCATGCCTGAGGGCGAGCTGCGCATCGGCCAGAACCCGAATGCCAATGGTGGACGCATCCGCGAGGATCTGAAGCTTCCAAACCTTGACGACTACGCAGTCCGTGAGGTCGAGAAGTATGGTCACGGCTGGGGACAGCTCGAGGCGACTCGTCGTCTTGGTGTCTACACCCGCGACATCCTCAAGCTGAACCCGGATTCATTCCGCATCTTCGGACCTGATGAAACCGCTTCCAACCGTTTGTCCGCAGCCTATGAGGTTACCGACAAGCAGTGGGATGCCGGTTACCTGTCAAAGCAGGTCGACGAGCATATGGCCGTCAGTGGCCAGGTCACCGAGCAGCTTTCCGAGCACCAGATGGAAGGCTTCCTCGAAGGTTACCTGCTCACCGGTCGTCATGGCATCTGGAGCTCCTATGAGTCCTTCGTCCACGTGATCGATTCCATGTTGAACCAGCATGCAAAGTGGCTCGAAGCAACCGTTCGTGAAATTCCTTGGCGCAAGCCGATCGCCTCCATGAACCTGCTCGTAAGCTCCCATGTATGGCGTCAGGATCACAATGGCTTCAGCCATCAGGATCCAGGCGTGGTTGACATCCTGCTCAACAAGAACTTCAACAACGACCATGTCGTCGAGATCTACTTCCCAGCAGATTCCAACCTCCTGCTCGCCGTTGCAGAGCGCGCCTACAAGTCGACGAACAAGATCAATGCGATCATCGCCGGCAAGCAGCCAGCTGCCACATGGGTCTCCCTCGACGAGGCTCGTGCAGAGCTCGAGAAGGGTGCCGCTGAGTGGAAGTGGGCTTCCAACGTCGACAGCAACGAAGACGTGGATGTCGTGCTCGGTTGCGCAGGCGACGTTCCTACCCAGGAAATCCTCGCCGCTGCAGACAGGCTCAACAAGCTTGGCGTCAAGTTCAAGGTCGTCAACGTCGTGGATCTGCTGAAGATCCAGAACGCCTCCGAGAACGACGAAGCGCTGTCCGACGCTGAGTTCACCGATCTGTTCACCGCAGACAAGCCTGTCCTCTTCGCATATCACGCATATGCCCGCGAGATTCGCAGCCTTATCTGGGATCGTCCAAACCACGACAACTTCAACGTCCATGGCTACGAGGAGCAAGGTTCGACCACCACTCCTTACGACATGGTTCGCGTCAACAACATCGATCGCTACGAGCTCACCGCCGAGGCACTGCGTGCAGTCGACGCCGACAAGTTCGCCGATGAAATCGACAAGCTGGAGCAATTCCGCAAGGATGCCTTCCAG